A part of Planococcus sp. MB-3u-03 genomic DNA contains:
- a CDS encoding SRPBCC family protein, with amino-acid sequence MWNIKKSIYIDRPIDEVYHYAINPSDWFQWYVGLSEPENLVGQGETSTTMDMKYTMLGMHLPIEVEVVETAKDGNGYSWRGTVKGAITSDQFWTYIPEGKGVEISLDMNYELPGKLVGKVANKLIIQKLMNNSMEQTLNNLKAVCETSDTYSMNAD; translated from the coding sequence ATGTGGAATATCAAAAAAAGCATCTATATTGACCGGCCGATTGATGAAGTTTACCATTACGCAATCAACCCGAGCGATTGGTTCCAATGGTACGTCGGCCTTTCGGAACCCGAAAACCTGGTTGGCCAAGGAGAGACCAGCACGACCATGGACATGAAATACACGATGCTCGGAATGCATTTGCCGATTGAAGTTGAAGTCGTGGAAACGGCAAAAGATGGCAATGGATACTCATGGAGAGGCACTGTCAAAGGAGCGATCACGTCCGATCAATTCTGGACCTATATCCCGGAAGGAAAGGGCGTCGAAATCTCTTTGGACATGAATTATGAACTGCCTGGTAAATTGGTGGGCAAGGTCGCCAATAAACTCATCATCCAAAAATTGATGAACAATTCCATGGAGCAAACCTTGAACAATTTAAAAGCCGTCTGCGAAACGTCCGACACCTACAGCATGAATGCGGACTGA
- a CDS encoding PadR family transcriptional regulator: MNIQFKKGVLNLCVLVLLDKQDRYGYELVQKISSRIAISEGAVYPLLRRLTKEGYFTTYLQESSEGPPRKYYSLTELGRAYLQEQLEEWESFTVGVNQLIEEGVQND, from the coding sequence TTGAACATCCAGTTTAAAAAAGGCGTGTTGAATTTATGTGTCCTGGTGCTGTTGGATAAACAAGACCGCTACGGCTATGAACTCGTTCAGAAAATCTCGAGCCGCATCGCCATCTCGGAAGGCGCCGTCTATCCCCTGCTCCGGCGGCTCACCAAGGAAGGCTATTTCACCACTTATTTGCAGGAATCAAGCGAAGGCCCGCCGCGGAAATATTACTCGCTCACTGAACTCGGCCGGGCGTATTTGCAGGAGCAGCTCGAAGAATGGGAAAGTTTCACTGTTGGGGTCAACCAACTAATTGAAGAGGGTGTGCAAAATGACTGA
- a CDS encoding excalibur calcium-binding domain-containing protein — protein MKKELLEFYGFTFSDGASLNVAADEHDDKNCDDFSSHEEVMEFWYTNGYSAENDPHDLDRDNDGLACEVSQSEYDDYVASQEAAGSNDEASGDQEEAVEEDEEGAALPDTASNGPLMMLFGAGIAGAGSLLLFRRKNQTAEQQ, from the coding sequence ATGAAAAAGGAATTGCTGGAATTTTATGGGTTCACTTTTAGTGATGGGGCTTCTTTAAACGTAGCTGCCGATGAACACGACGACAAGAACTGTGATGATTTCTCAAGCCACGAAGAAGTCATGGAATTTTGGTACACAAACGGGTATAGTGCAGAAAACGACCCGCACGACCTCGACCGTGATAATGACGGACTCGCTTGTGAAGTCAGCCAGTCAGAATACGATGATTATGTAGCGAGCCAAGAAGCTGCCGGATCTAATGACGAAGCTTCTGGTGATCAGGAAGAAGCTGTAGAAGAGGATGAGGAAGGTGCAGCTTTGCCGGATACCGCTTCGAACGGTCCTCTCATGATGCTGTTCGGCGCTGGAATTGCCGGGGCAGGATCATTGCTCTTATTCCGTAGAAAGAACCAAACAGCCGAGCAGCAATAG
- a CDS encoding ABC transporter substrate-binding protein — MIKRSTKMLALLTMSPFLLMACSGGDSGSEESTEQDTLIFARGGDAVSLDPSEVTDNESENVAQSVLETLTTFAEGETTVEPMLATEWQESDDGLTHTFTLREGVKFHDGTDFDADAVAFNFDRWMNGSGDQFPMYGTVFGGYTGDEAHNIESVTAVDEFMVEIQLKRPQPTLLKDLALTPLSISSPAAIEEFGDDYRSNPVGTGPFVFQEWQPNERIALEKNDDYWIDGLPKLEEVIFRTIPDNSSRLNALLSGEVDLVAGLDSESHEQIEEEAGLELYSRPPLNLGYLGMTLTHEPFDDPLVRQALSHAVNKEAMVEAFFGEGAIPAKNVIPPTVEGYNDDIEPYAYDPERAKELLAEAGLPDGFSMELYAMPVSRPYMPDGAKVAEYLQSNFADIGVDAEIVTFEWATYIEKAINGEADTFLLGWTGMNGDADNFIYTLLHGDNVGSTNSTQYDNPELNALLDQARIITDQEERNELYREAQVILHDDPPIIPLVHTSPSLAGKDNITGFDPHPTGRVMTSEIDFE; from the coding sequence ATGATTAAGCGATCCACGAAAATGCTTGCCCTGTTGACCATGTCCCCCTTTCTCTTGATGGCGTGTTCCGGTGGTGATTCCGGAAGCGAAGAATCGACCGAACAAGATACGCTTATTTTTGCGCGCGGCGGCGATGCCGTCTCGCTCGATCCTTCCGAAGTGACGGATAATGAATCCGAAAACGTCGCACAAAGCGTACTCGAAACATTGACGACTTTCGCGGAAGGCGAGACGACCGTTGAACCGATGCTTGCGACCGAATGGCAGGAATCAGACGATGGGCTGACCCATACCTTCACGCTCCGTGAAGGCGTGAAGTTCCACGACGGCACCGATTTTGATGCAGACGCTGTCGCCTTTAACTTCGACCGCTGGATGAACGGCAGCGGGGACCAATTCCCGATGTACGGTACAGTGTTCGGCGGCTATACAGGCGATGAAGCCCATAATATCGAATCCGTCACGGCGGTTGATGAATTCATGGTCGAAATTCAATTAAAGCGTCCGCAACCAACATTATTGAAAGACTTGGCGCTGACGCCGCTGTCGATTTCAAGCCCCGCAGCCATCGAAGAATTCGGGGATGACTATAGAAGCAATCCGGTCGGCACAGGCCCATTCGTTTTCCAGGAATGGCAGCCGAACGAACGGATCGCCCTGGAGAAAAACGACGACTATTGGATCGACGGGCTTCCGAAGCTCGAAGAAGTTATTTTCCGCACGATTCCGGACAATTCTTCCCGACTCAATGCCTTGCTGAGCGGCGAAGTGGATTTGGTTGCTGGTTTGGATTCCGAGTCCCATGAACAGATTGAAGAAGAAGCTGGGCTCGAGCTTTACTCCCGTCCCCCTCTCAACCTTGGCTACCTCGGCATGACATTGACCCACGAACCCTTCGACGACCCACTCGTTCGCCAGGCACTCAGTCATGCGGTGAATAAAGAGGCGATGGTCGAAGCATTCTTCGGCGAAGGGGCAATCCCTGCGAAAAACGTCATTCCACCTACTGTTGAAGGCTATAACGATGATATCGAACCGTACGCTTACGATCCGGAACGGGCGAAAGAATTGCTGGCTGAAGCTGGGCTCCCCGACGGATTCAGCATGGAACTGTACGCGATGCCGGTATCGCGCCCGTATATGCCAGACGGCGCCAAGGTCGCTGAATATCTCCAGTCCAATTTTGCCGATATCGGCGTCGATGCAGAAATTGTCACGTTTGAATGGGCAACTTATATCGAAAAAGCGATCAATGGCGAAGCGGATACGTTCCTGCTCGGCTGGACCGGCATGAATGGCGATGCCGACAATTTTATCTATACGCTTTTGCACGGTGACAATGTCGGTTCGACCAACTCGACGCAATACGATAATCCTGAGCTCAACGCATTATTGGATCAGGCGCGGATCATCACCGATCAGGAAGAGCGCAATGAATTATACCGCGAAGCGCAAGTCATCCTGCATGACGATCCGCCGATCATCCCGCTTGTCCATACGTCACCGTCGCTTGCAGGCAAAGACAATATCACCGGCTTTGACCCTCACCCGACAGGACGCGTCATGACCTCAGAAATCGATTTTGAATAA
- a CDS encoding FBP domain-containing protein — MGWIESSNVMYLVTEQDGQLQGIHGSFTRSSKQGICSICNRHSEVGMFIAKTKGSTQDQFIKRGNYICQNSETCNEHIDTLERLNEFVWRFKK; from the coding sequence TTGGGCTGGATCGAAAGTTCGAATGTGATGTACTTGGTAACGGAACAAGACGGGCAGTTGCAGGGAATCCATGGCAGCTTCACACGCAGTTCGAAACAAGGCATCTGCTCGATTTGCAACCGTCACAGTGAGGTCGGCATGTTCATCGCTAAAACGAAAGGATCCACTCAGGATCAGTTCATCAAGCGCGGCAATTATATTTGCCAAAACAGCGAAACCTGCAATGAACACATCGATACTTTGGAGCGTCTGAATGAATTCGTCTGGCGTTTTAAAAAATAA
- a CDS encoding pyridoxamine 5'-phosphate oxidase family protein, with the protein MAQQHTHEEAVETVKDLIKDIKVAMMTTVVDGKPVSRPMQTQETEFDGDLWFVTLKDTDKYDEIASNPIVNLAYAGKSYVSISGTAEFMEDLERKKKYWNPIFDKMLETSYDDPNVVLIKVTPETAEYWESGNTLKTVKKFAQKLTSKDSVDDNDGELNDTVDFNKPNK; encoded by the coding sequence ATGGCACAACAGCATACACATGAAGAAGCAGTGGAAACAGTCAAAGATCTTATCAAGGATATTAAGGTTGCGATGATGACGACAGTCGTGGACGGCAAGCCCGTGTCGCGGCCGATGCAAACGCAGGAAACCGAATTCGATGGCGATTTGTGGTTCGTTACTTTGAAAGATACGGATAAATACGACGAGATTGCATCGAATCCAATCGTTAATTTGGCATATGCCGGAAAATCCTACGTCTCCATCAGCGGGACGGCTGAATTTATGGAAGACCTGGAGCGCAAGAAGAAATATTGGAACCCGATCTTCGATAAAATGCTGGAGACCAGCTACGACGACCCGAACGTCGTGCTGATCAAAGTGACGCCGGAAACTGCAGAATATTGGGAGTCGGGCAATACGCTGAAAACCGTGAAGAAGTTTGCGCAGAAGCTGACGAGCAAAGATTCCGTAGATGATAATGACGGTGAACTAAACGATACCGTCGATTTCAACAAGCCAAATAAATAA
- a CDS encoding AI-2E family transporter, with amino-acid sequence MEPEKNKTAFSLAASWFVRWVLNNKAVSVLVILLLIQVNILLLPRISFIFAPLFALISVMGLPLIMAGVLYYLLIPLIDWMETKKINRIGGIAIVFVVILGLLAWGVTALIPVIREQSLSLLENWQDYLASFIAKIDTFFESEFLAGLQEQLTGEEGGITATITDQVGVQQ; translated from the coding sequence ATGGAGCCGGAAAAGAACAAAACGGCGTTCAGCCTTGCCGCTTCGTGGTTCGTGAGGTGGGTGCTGAACAATAAAGCGGTATCCGTATTGGTCATTCTGTTATTGATCCAAGTAAACATCCTGCTGCTACCGAGGATCAGCTTCATTTTCGCGCCGCTATTTGCATTGATCAGCGTCATGGGGCTGCCGCTGATCATGGCCGGGGTGTTGTATTATTTACTGATCCCGCTGATTGATTGGATGGAAACGAAAAAAATCAACAGGATCGGCGGCATTGCGATTGTCTTCGTAGTGATTCTCGGCTTGCTCGCATGGGGCGTTACGGCGTTGATCCCGGTAATCCGCGAACAATCACTGAGCTTGCTGGAAAACTGGCAAGATTATTTAGCCAGCTTTATCGCCAAAATCGATACATTTTTTGAAAGTGAGTTTTTGGCAGGGCTGCAGGAACAATTAACCGGGGAAGAAGGTGGCATCACGGCCACGATTACTGATCAAGTCGGCGTTCAACAGTGA
- a CDS encoding PH domain-containing protein produces MTDNRRHHPALVLFKVGKLIRNSIFIILILFVLQADNDGPLLVYGRYAFLLFFVWSIVSAILNWLTSTYALDDQRFYLRRGIFSKTDQSIPFSKVQNINRHTSFFHRVLGLTSIRFETGIAGEDATVNFEVATKKEAARLESAVQEHKEMLEVEPDTATVAEDGSKTEYVPSPRKQPEQRVIHFQPTRRDLLKASMTSFSFLLLIPLIASL; encoded by the coding sequence ATGACCGACAATCGGCGCCATCATCCAGCACTCGTTCTGTTTAAAGTCGGCAAATTGATCCGCAACTCCATCTTCATCATCTTGATTTTATTCGTCCTTCAAGCCGACAATGATGGACCGCTCCTCGTCTACGGCCGCTATGCGTTTTTGCTGTTTTTCGTATGGTCTATCGTGTCCGCCATTTTGAATTGGCTTACGTCCACTTATGCACTCGACGACCAACGCTTTTATTTAAGGCGCGGCATTTTCAGCAAAACCGACCAGTCGATCCCGTTTTCCAAAGTTCAGAACATCAACCGCCACACGTCTTTTTTCCACCGTGTGCTCGGGCTGACCTCGATCCGTTTTGAAACCGGCATCGCCGGGGAAGATGCCACCGTGAACTTCGAAGTCGCGACGAAAAAAGAAGCGGCGCGCTTGGAATCCGCAGTCCAGGAACATAAGGAAATGCTCGAAGTGGAACCGGACACGGCGACTGTCGCCGAAGATGGCTCCAAAACTGAATATGTGCCATCCCCGCGAAAACAGCCGGAACAGCGCGTCATCCATTTTCAGCCAACGCGGCGCGATTTACTGAAAGCATCGATGACCTCGTTCAGTTTTTTGTTGCTTATCCCGCTGATTGCTTCGCTTTAG
- a CDS encoding metallophosphoesterase family protein, whose amino-acid sequence MKIAVIGDLHFPSVKESYAFIREDRQSFFESFMEQFFSIPADLYVSIGDLTNFGSADELEDIYGMIRQHQKPFVHVLGNHDVYAMNRKNVLHITQQERFHTISTEHATLAFLDTAQEQNYEDWGGTLDLVQQQWLENVVHESGDLPLIVFGHHPVHGTTKNSEQEKRCIAPDIPMWELLKPKQRAGLYVNGHNHYNSIAAREQWTFLQIAAVLDEQAVRIIDVSESLIAIDYIPLMDPKLKTAAHMIGTAIDHFQLKPHPLGTQADVKYAIPLSASSPIATGLDLHDIHKIKTR is encoded by the coding sequence ATGAAAATTGCAGTGATTGGAGATTTGCATTTTCCTTCGGTAAAAGAGAGCTATGCTTTTATCCGAGAAGATCGGCAGTCATTTTTTGAGTCCTTCATGGAACAGTTTTTCTCGATCCCGGCAGACTTGTATGTCTCTATTGGTGATTTGACGAATTTTGGCTCAGCTGACGAATTGGAAGATATATATGGCATGATTCGCCAGCACCAAAAACCATTTGTGCATGTGCTTGGCAACCATGACGTTTATGCCATGAACCGAAAAAATGTCCTCCATATCACACAGCAAGAGCGTTTTCATACCATTTCAACAGAACATGCAACATTGGCATTTCTAGATACCGCCCAAGAACAAAATTATGAAGACTGGGGCGGCACTTTGGATCTTGTTCAACAGCAATGGCTTGAAAATGTAGTCCATGAATCCGGCGACCTCCCACTGATTGTCTTCGGCCACCATCCTGTACATGGAACAACCAAAAACTCCGAACAAGAAAAACGTTGCATTGCGCCAGACATCCCGATGTGGGAATTGCTGAAACCGAAGCAACGTGCTGGACTGTACGTAAATGGGCACAATCATTACAATTCCATCGCAGCAAGAGAACAGTGGACATTCCTCCAAATAGCCGCTGTTTTGGACGAACAGGCTGTCCGAATCATTGACGTATCCGAGTCATTAATTGCCATCGATTATATTCCTTTAATGGATCCAAAATTAAAAACGGCAGCACACATGATCGGTACAGCCATCGATCACTTTCAACTGAAGCCCCACCCTCTTGGCACCCAGGCCGATGTGAAATACGCGATTCCGCTTTCGGCTTCATCGCCGATTGCTACTGGACTGGATTTACACGACATACACAAAATCAAGACGAGATAA
- a CDS encoding PH domain-containing protein: MAELNAMMGWTFLQEIDVPDSVKDLLVDSEQAKVAYKTVRDTAVVTNKRIIISDKQGLTGKKVEVYTIPFASINMYSTENAGTFDANAEIQLWTRAGNFKLNLNKKVDIRKLDKIIAEAIL; this comes from the coding sequence ATGGCAGAATTGAATGCAATGATGGGCTGGACCTTCCTGCAGGAAATTGATGTACCGGACTCGGTCAAGGACTTGCTGGTGGACAGCGAACAAGCGAAAGTCGCTTATAAAACGGTGCGCGATACCGCTGTCGTCACAAACAAGCGCATCATCATTTCCGACAAGCAAGGCTTGACCGGTAAAAAAGTCGAAGTCTACACCATTCCCTTCGCATCAATCAATATGTACTCGACCGAAAACGCCGGTACCTTTGATGCCAACGCGGAAATCCAGCTTTGGACAAGAGCCGGAAACTTTAAGCTGAATTTGAATAAGAAAGTCGATATCCGCAAGCTGGATAAGATTATTGCGGAAGCGATTCTGTAA
- a CDS encoding NAD-dependent epimerase/dehydratase family protein, which translates to MKILILGGTRFLGRFLTESALKRGHEVTLFNRGKENPELFPKVEKLTGDRGGDLSELEEGKWDAVIDTCGFVPRVVRESAKLLADRAGHYTFISSASVHDELESPGIDEYHPVGQMSLSDAEEMTKGMTNPPANEYYGELKFLCEQEVEQQFPGRSLIVRPGLIVGPYDFTGRFSYWVNRVAKGGKVLAPGRKDKRIQFIDVRDLAEWIIRMVEQQNNGIFNAAGLESALTMEALLGECKRALKSDAEFVWVDEAFLLENEVGYWMELPLWIPDSEQMEGFLSLDIDKALETGLTFRPLSETIRDTREWELRHEALERIAGLDDDKEQAVLGKWKARKANT; encoded by the coding sequence ATGAAAATACTGATTCTCGGCGGCACCCGGTTTTTAGGGCGCTTTCTCACGGAGTCGGCGTTAAAGCGGGGGCATGAAGTGACATTATTTAACCGTGGAAAAGAAAACCCTGAACTTTTTCCAAAAGTAGAGAAATTGACCGGCGACCGTGGAGGCGATTTGTCTGAACTTGAAGAGGGTAAGTGGGACGCAGTCATCGATACATGCGGGTTTGTGCCGCGCGTGGTCCGTGAATCGGCGAAGCTTCTCGCAGATCGCGCTGGGCATTACACCTTTATCTCCAGCGCTTCTGTTCACGATGAATTGGAAAGCCCAGGAATCGACGAGTATCATCCCGTCGGCCAGATGTCTCTGTCGGATGCGGAAGAGATGACGAAAGGGATGACCAATCCGCCCGCTAATGAATACTACGGCGAACTGAAATTCTTATGCGAACAGGAAGTGGAGCAGCAATTTCCCGGGCGCAGCCTCATCGTACGCCCGGGGCTGATTGTCGGGCCATACGATTTCACGGGCCGATTCAGCTATTGGGTCAATCGCGTGGCGAAGGGCGGTAAAGTGCTAGCGCCCGGCCGTAAAGATAAACGCATCCAATTTATCGACGTCCGGGATTTGGCGGAATGGATCATCCGCATGGTCGAACAACAGAACAACGGCATCTTCAATGCGGCGGGGCTCGAATCGGCCTTGACGATGGAAGCACTTCTCGGTGAATGCAAAAGAGCATTGAAGAGCGATGCGGAATTTGTGTGGGTGGATGAAGCGTTCCTCCTTGAAAATGAGGTCGGCTATTGGATGGAGCTGCCTTTATGGATACCGGATAGCGAGCAGATGGAAGGCTTCCTGTCGCTTGATATCGATAAAGCGCTTGAGACAGGGCTCACGTTCCGCCCGCTTTCAGAAACGATCCGTGATACGCGTGAATGGGAGCTCAGGCATGAAGCTTTGGAGCGTATAGCAGGGCTTGATGACGATAAGGAACAAGCGGTGCTGGGAAAATGGAAAGCAAGAAAGGCGAATACGTAA
- a CDS encoding PH domain-containing protein encodes MNGQSVVLQHSLSPHAVKYWRMEELISNIIAFIVLAVLFYLDFRFEWYSWIFWVLVALTVFFVIGLVWSFLSPPLTFKSWRYDLDEEFLHLQFGIWSRTEQLVPMTKIQAVSLTQGPLMRKYKLASLSVETMGSSHAIPALPKETAGELRERIAQFAKIKEVEQ; translated from the coding sequence ATGAATGGTCAATCTGTCGTTCTGCAGCATTCCCTCTCCCCTCATGCAGTCAAATATTGGCGCATGGAAGAACTGATTTCCAACATCATCGCGTTTATCGTCCTTGCAGTGCTGTTTTATTTAGATTTTCGCTTTGAATGGTACAGCTGGATTTTCTGGGTGCTAGTAGCGCTAACCGTCTTTTTCGTCATCGGTTTGGTGTGGTCGTTCCTCAGCCCGCCGCTCACCTTTAAAAGCTGGCGCTATGATTTAGACGAAGAGTTTTTGCATTTGCAATTCGGCATCTGGAGCCGCACCGAGCAATTGGTGCCGATGACCAAAATCCAGGCCGTTTCGCTGACCCAGGGGCCGTTGATGCGCAAATACAAACTCGCTTCCCTGTCCGTTGAAACGATGGGCTCGAGCCATGCCATCCCGGCACTGCCGAAAGAAACGGCTGGCGAACTGCGTGAGCGCATCGCCCAGTTCGCCAAAATCAAGGAAGTGGAACAATGA
- a CDS encoding class D sortase — MKRWLGLVLLFIGLSIVIVNFLEWNTGHTAAQDFTEKEADKVAEVAHTLEKKMIFTPPSIEEPTPVFTSDIQEEAGANIATLLIPKIEQKYSIYWGTDPSTLTQGVGMFVSDLTTVPGGYGHTVLSGHRDTVFTRLGELEKADLLHVQYDDEIFIYEVTDTWITHEDDRTVIVEKEESTLTLTTCYPFDFIGYAPDRYIVQAELVAERKIKN, encoded by the coding sequence ATGAAGCGTTGGTTGGGCTTGGTGCTCCTGTTTATTGGTTTAAGTATTGTCATAGTGAATTTCTTGGAATGGAATACCGGCCATACAGCTGCGCAGGATTTCACTGAAAAAGAAGCGGATAAAGTAGCGGAAGTGGCACACACACTGGAAAAGAAAATGATCTTTACACCGCCTTCCATCGAAGAGCCGACTCCCGTGTTCACAAGCGATATTCAAGAAGAGGCGGGTGCGAATATCGCTACACTGCTCATCCCCAAGATTGAACAAAAATATTCTATCTATTGGGGAACGGACCCTTCAACCTTGACTCAAGGCGTCGGCATGTTCGTCAGTGATTTAACGACGGTGCCCGGTGGTTATGGACATACCGTTCTAAGCGGCCATCGGGATACGGTCTTTACTAGATTAGGCGAACTTGAAAAGGCCGATTTGCTTCATGTGCAATATGACGATGAAATTTTTATCTACGAGGTCACGGATACGTGGATTACGCACGAAGACGATCGAACAGTCATAGTCGAAAAAGAGGAATCTACTCTCACTTTGACGACTTGCTATCCTTTCGACTTTATCGGCTATGCTCCGGATCGGTATATCGTCCAGGCCGAGTTGGTCGCTGAACGAAAAATTAAGAACTAA
- a CDS encoding DUF2975 domain-containing protein: MTFGVMALYVFGLPGMAERDAALHPETAYLQYPFLISAYIFFAPILVTFYQTFKLLGYIDRGEAFSDSALKALTIIKYCALAIILFIVLGELATILFIDDDITLGVIGTLASAVVAVFADLLRRLLKDAIAMKSSNNLIV, encoded by the coding sequence ATGACCTTCGGTGTGATGGCGCTATATGTATTCGGATTGCCGGGCATGGCCGAAAGGGATGCGGCGCTGCATCCGGAAACGGCATATCTTCAATACCCGTTTTTGATATCGGCTTATATCTTCTTTGCCCCAATCCTGGTCACGTTCTATCAAACCTTCAAACTGCTCGGTTACATTGACCGCGGTGAAGCCTTTTCGGATTCGGCACTTAAGGCGCTGACTATCATCAAGTATTGCGCCCTTGCGATTATCCTCTTCATTGTACTCGGCGAACTGGCTACGATCTTGTTCATCGATGATGACATCACGCTCGGAGTCATTGGCACACTCGCTTCTGCGGTCGTGGCGGTTTTTGCCGATTTGCTGCGAAGATTGCTGAAAGATGCAATTGCAATGAAGTCGAGCAACAATTTAATCGTATGA
- a CDS encoding DUF1579 domain-containing protein: MKSSSRKEMMDCLDFFIGTWAIEVFHPELQPTPIAGETSFEWLDERYVIQRTKIDKAEFPSSMIIYDWDDAKGQYVQHYFDSRGVTRLYEMSFQEDIWKLWRNEPDFSRLDFHQRFSGTVNRAGNLIESSWENQQTVFNGSTISS; this comes from the coding sequence ATGAAGTCGTCGAGTCGAAAAGAAATGATGGACTGCCTGGATTTCTTCATCGGCACTTGGGCAATCGAAGTGTTTCATCCAGAGCTTCAGCCAACACCGATTGCCGGGGAGACAAGCTTCGAGTGGCTGGACGAGCGTTATGTCATTCAGCGCACGAAAATCGACAAGGCTGAATTCCCGAGCAGCATGATCATCTACGATTGGGACGATGCGAAAGGACAATACGTGCAGCATTATTTTGATTCACGCGGCGTGACGCGGTTATACGAGATGAGTTTTCAAGAAGATATTTGGAAGTTATGGCGGAACGAGCCCGATTTCTCACGGCTCGATTTCCATCAGCGTTTCAGCGGCACAGTGAATAGAGCGGGAAACCTTATCGAAAGTTCCTGGGAAAATCAGCAGACGGTATTCAATGGGAGCACGATTTCAAGTTGA
- a CDS encoding DUF4097 family beta strand repeat-containing protein — protein sequence MTENQFLQELETALKRLPKEEQNDILQDIKEYFSNGQTDGKTDSEIAAELGSPQEIADELIESFDFNQNDISAAANELTEDKFDQVDIQIDNGMLTIGPSEDGKMYADITDKSYRQQLNVDILNRTLVITLKEEPRKWGIFSFTGSMKSPKLNVRLPKKLYDKIQIDSDHGMITGERLDSRHLSIETDNGRIELTQMNADQASVKSDNGDIELAQVQAKKLKVGTDNGQLQLRNIQADELHASTDNGAIDLRDIEGNVRAKTDNGHIHLSTVDLDRTISLETDNGAISVETQAQPKNATIRANVDWGTVSVFGVKNRHSVFGSGEHAVDLQSDNGSITVELV from the coding sequence ATGACTGAAAACCAATTTTTGCAAGAACTTGAAACAGCGTTGAAACGATTGCCGAAAGAAGAACAAAATGACATTCTTCAGGACATCAAAGAGTATTTTTCAAATGGCCAGACGGATGGCAAAACGGATAGCGAAATCGCTGCTGAACTCGGCTCGCCGCAGGAAATCGCCGACGAACTGATCGAGTCCTTTGATTTCAACCAAAATGACATCAGCGCGGCAGCGAATGAACTGACAGAAGACAAATTCGATCAAGTCGACATCCAGATTGATAACGGCATGCTTACCATCGGCCCTTCGGAAGACGGCAAGATGTATGCAGACATTACCGATAAAAGTTATCGCCAGCAGCTGAATGTCGATATCCTCAACCGGACGCTCGTCATCACCTTGAAAGAAGAGCCGAGAAAATGGGGCATCTTCAGCTTTACCGGCAGCATGAAATCACCGAAGCTCAACGTCCGCTTGCCGAAGAAACTGTATGACAAAATCCAAATCGATTCCGACCACGGCATGATCACTGGCGAGCGCCTCGACAGCCGCCACTTATCCATCGAAACGGATAACGGCCGCATCGAACTCACGCAAATGAATGCGGACCAAGCAAGCGTCAAATCGGACAACGGCGATATCGAATTGGCACAGGTACAGGCGAAGAAACTGAAAGTCGGCACGGACAACGGACAGCTCCAGCTGCGGAACATCCAGGCCGACGAACTCCATGCGTCGACGGACAATGGCGCCATCGATTTGAGAGACATCGAGGGCAATGTGCGCGCCAAAACCGACAACGGGCACATCCATTTGTCGACTGTGGACCTCGACCGCACAATCAGCCTCGAAACCGACAACGGTGCCATCTCGGTCGAAACCCAGGCGCAACCAAAAAACGCGACGATTCGCGCGAATGTCGACTGGGGAACGGTTTCCGTATTCGGCGTAAAAAACCGCCACAGCGTGTTCGGCAGCGGCGAGCATGCGGTGGATTTGCAGTCGGATAATGGCAGCATTACGGTTGAACTTGTATAG